A window of Actinobacillus suis ATCC 33415 contains these coding sequences:
- a CDS encoding Cof-type HAD-IIB family hydrolase, which produces MRKIIFLDVDGTLVDYQNRIPPSAIHAIRQARQNGHLVYLCTGRSRAEMQPQLWDIGIDGMIGGNGSYVEHQNQVIMHQCIEPEIARQAVDWLQANALEFYLESNNGLFASRFFREVGTTAFRRYMATKSSDLTENDRIIEQMLGDMIWGGELYRDDLNKISFVLNSLADIDAAKAAFPQLKVGSWGGVGEIPLFGDLGVPNISKAHAIEILLNHLNADRHDTLAFGDAKIDIPMLEYCEIGVAMGNGGKEIKAIADYVTGDVEQDGLYQAFVHFGLIAES; this is translated from the coding sequence ATGCGAAAAATTATCTTCCTTGATGTGGATGGCACATTAGTCGATTACCAAAACCGTATTCCCCCATCCGCTATTCATGCTATTCGCCAAGCTCGCCAAAACGGACATTTAGTCTATCTTTGTACCGGTAGAAGCCGAGCGGAAATGCAACCTCAACTTTGGGATATTGGTATAGACGGTATGATTGGCGGTAACGGCAGTTATGTTGAACATCAAAACCAAGTCATCATGCACCAATGTATTGAGCCTGAAATTGCTCGACAAGCGGTAGATTGGCTTCAAGCGAATGCCCTTGAATTCTATTTAGAAAGCAATAACGGCTTATTTGCCAGCCGTTTCTTCCGAGAAGTCGGGACGACTGCTTTCCGGCGCTATATGGCAACCAAAAGTAGCGATCTAACGGAAAACGATCGTATTATCGAGCAAATGTTGGGTGATATGATTTGGGGAGGTGAACTCTATCGAGACGACCTCAACAAAATTAGTTTTGTGCTAAATAGCCTTGCCGATATTGATGCGGCTAAAGCGGCATTTCCACAACTGAAAGTCGGTTCATGGGGCGGTGTCGGTGAAATTCCGTTATTCGGTGATCTTGGTGTACCGAATATCTCTAAAGCACACGCAATTGAAATCTTGCTGAATCATCTCAATGCGGATCGCCACGATACACTCGCCTTCGGTGATGCCAAGATTGACATTCCGATGCTCGAATATTGCGAAATCGGAGTCGCAATGGGTAACGGCGGTAAAGAAATTAAAGCGATTGCCGATTATGTGACCGGCGATGTAGAACAAGACGGCTTATATCAGGCTTTTGTACATTTCGGTTTAATCGCTGAATCATAA
- the asnC gene encoding transcriptional regulator AsnC, with protein sequence MHTNYHSKQQIDPLDQQILRALVADARTPYAEMAKNFGVSAGTIHVRVEKMRQAGIIEGTKIRINERKLGYDVCCFIGIILKSAKDYETVIAKLNEFEEVVEAYYTTGNYSIFIKVMTHTIEELHRVLATKIQLIDEIQSTETLISMQNPILREIKP encoded by the coding sequence TTGCACACGAATTATCATTCAAAACAGCAAATTGATCCGCTTGATCAGCAAATTTTACGAGCATTAGTTGCGGATGCCCGTACCCCTTATGCGGAAATGGCAAAGAATTTCGGGGTTAGCGCCGGTACTATTCATGTGCGTGTCGAGAAAATGCGACAAGCCGGTATTATTGAGGGGACGAAAATTCGAATTAATGAACGCAAACTGGGTTATGACGTTTGTTGCTTTATTGGGATTATTTTAAAATCGGCAAAAGATTATGAGACAGTAATTGCTAAGTTAAATGAATTTGAAGAGGTAGTAGAAGCCTACTATACCACAGGTAATTACTCGATTTTTATTAAAGTGATGACACATACGATCGAGGAATTACACCGAGTATTGGCGACTAAAATTCAGTTAATTGATGAAATTCAATCAACCGAAACGTTAATTTCAATGCAAAATCCGATTTTACGAGAAATTAAACCTTAA
- a CDS encoding sigma-70 family RNA polymerase sigma factor, producing the protein MSQIEQLNSITPQKIEEIRLQMIKFATLQLKDPDLAEDVVQEALMSAYKSAHSFRGQAALKTWIFAILKNKIIDLIKYRKRTVNVSELMEEESPNQFFDHTGYWVSETYEPKEWEDVNQIAYKKEFWAIFDICLNKLPAQQARVFMMREHLEMSSEQICLECGITTANLHVILHRARLQLQACLAKNWFEGEK; encoded by the coding sequence ATGTCACAAATTGAGCAATTGAATTCGATTACGCCGCAAAAAATCGAAGAAATCCGCTTACAAATGATCAAATTCGCAACCTTGCAACTAAAAGATCCCGATCTAGCGGAAGATGTGGTACAAGAAGCGTTAATGAGTGCTTACAAAAGCGCACACTCCTTTCGAGGGCAAGCCGCATTAAAAACATGGATTTTTGCTATATTAAAAAATAAAATTATTGATTTGATTAAATACAGGAAACGAACGGTAAACGTTTCCGAGTTAATGGAAGAAGAAAGCCCTAATCAATTTTTTGACCATACCGGCTATTGGGTGTCAGAAACTTACGAGCCGAAAGAATGGGAAGACGTCAACCAAATTGCTTACAAGAAAGAATTTTGGGCAATCTTCGACATTTGTTTAAATAAATTACCAGCACAGCAAGCTCGTGTTTTTATGATGCGTGAGCATTTGGAAATGAGCAGTGAACAAATCTGTTTAGAATGCGGTATTACTACAGCCAATTTACACGTTATTTTGCATCGCGCAAGGCTACAACTACAAGCTTGCTTAGCAAAAAACTGGTTCGAAGGAGAGAAATAA
- the proS gene encoding proline--tRNA ligase: protein MRTSQYLFSTLKETPNDAQVVSHQLMLRAGMIRPMASGLYNWLPTGIKVLKKVENIIREEMNKGGAIEVLMPVVQPAELWQESGRWNDYGAELLRFVDRGSRDFVLGPTHEEVITDLVRREVSSYKQLPLNLYQIQTKFRDEVRPRFGVMRSREFVMKDAYSFHVDKASLQETYDVMYQVYSNIFTRLGLDFRAVQADTGSIGGSASHEFQVLASSGEDDVVFSTESDFAANIELAEAVAVGERQAPTAEMQLVDTPNAKTINELVEQFNLPVEKTVKTLIVKGATEEQLLVALVLRGDHELNEIKAQKHPLVADPLEFADESEIKAKIGAGVGSLGVVNLNVPAIIDRSVAVMSDFGCGANIDGKHYFNVNWERDAAMPEVADLRNVVEGDPSPDGKGVLQIKRGIEVGHIFQLGTKYSEAMKATVQGEDGKPLVMTMGCYGIGVTRVVAAAIEQHHDDRGIIWPSDEIAPFTVAIVPMNMHKSESVQQFSEELYRSLKAQGVDVIFDDRKERPGVMFADMELIGVPHMVVIGEKNLANGEIEYKNRRTGEKQMIAKDQLLAFLKENVKA, encoded by the coding sequence ATGCGTACAAGTCAGTATTTATTTTCGACCCTTAAAGAAACGCCGAACGATGCACAGGTGGTGAGCCATCAATTAATGCTACGTGCCGGTATGATTCGTCCGATGGCTTCAGGTTTATATAACTGGTTGCCGACCGGGATCAAGGTGTTGAAAAAAGTAGAAAACATTATTCGTGAAGAAATGAATAAAGGTGGTGCTATCGAGGTGTTAATGCCTGTGGTGCAACCAGCGGAATTATGGCAAGAATCAGGTCGTTGGAACGATTACGGTGCGGAATTACTGCGTTTTGTTGATCGTGGCAGCCGTGATTTCGTATTAGGCCCGACTCACGAAGAAGTAATCACCGACTTAGTTCGCCGTGAAGTGTCGTCTTACAAACAACTTCCGTTAAATTTATACCAAATCCAAACTAAATTCCGTGATGAAGTGCGTCCACGTTTCGGGGTGATGCGTTCACGTGAATTTGTGATGAAAGATGCATATTCTTTCCACGTGGACAAAGCGTCATTACAAGAAACTTATGATGTGATGTACCAAGTGTACAGCAATATTTTCACTCGTCTTGGTTTAGATTTCCGTGCGGTGCAAGCGGATACCGGTTCAATCGGTGGTTCGGCTTCACACGAATTCCAAGTGTTAGCGTCAAGCGGTGAAGACGATGTGGTATTCTCAACCGAATCGGATTTCGCAGCGAATATCGAATTAGCGGAAGCGGTAGCAGTGGGTGAGCGTCAAGCGCCAACGGCAGAAATGCAGTTAGTCGATACGCCGAATGCGAAAACGATTAACGAATTAGTTGAGCAATTCAATTTACCGGTTGAAAAAACGGTAAAAACTTTAATCGTAAAAGGCGCAACCGAAGAACAACTGCTTGTGGCGTTAGTGTTACGTGGTGACCACGAATTAAATGAAATCAAAGCACAAAAACATCCGTTAGTGGCTGATCCGCTTGAATTTGCAGATGAATCAGAAATCAAAGCGAAAATCGGTGCGGGCGTGGGTTCACTTGGCGTGGTAAATCTGAATGTTCCAGCAATTATCGATCGTTCTGTAGCAGTTATGTCAGATTTCGGCTGTGGCGCAAATATTGATGGTAAACATTATTTCAATGTGAACTGGGAACGTGATGCGGCAATGCCGGAAGTGGCGGATTTACGTAACGTGGTGGAAGGCGATCCAAGCCCGGACGGCAAAGGCGTGCTACAAATCAAACGAGGTATTGAAGTAGGGCATATTTTCCAACTTGGTACCAAATACTCGGAAGCAATGAAAGCGACCGTTCAAGGTGAAGACGGTAAACCGCTTGTGATGACCATGGGTTGCTACGGTATCGGTGTAACACGTGTGGTGGCAGCGGCAATCGAACAGCACCACGATGATCGCGGTATTATTTGGCCGTCAGACGAAATCGCACCGTTCACAGTAGCAATTGTGCCGATGAATATGCACAAATCGGAAAGCGTACAACAATTCTCTGAAGAATTGTATCGCAGCTTAAAAGCTCAAGGTGTGGATGTGATTTTCGACGATCGTAAAGAGCGCCCGGGTGTAATGTTTGCCGATATGGAATTAATCGGTGTACCACATATGGTAGTTATCGGTGAGAAAAATCTCGCAAACGGCGAAATTGAATACAAAAACCGCCGTACCGGTGAGAAACAAATGATTGCTAAAGATCAACTTTTAGCTTTCTTGAAAGAAAATGTAAAAGCGTAA
- a CDS encoding beta-glucoside-specific PTS transporter subunit IIABC, translating into MAKDFSKLAGEIVQFVGGEQNIHSLVHCATRLRFVLKDKNKADKERLNQTAGVISVVESGGQFQVVIGNNVPKVYAEIMSQANIQAGDDADLPKPSLINRAIDFLAGSFTPLIGVMAGAGILKGLIAILQVAGWLDPASGTFTVLDAAASGTFYFLPVFLAFTAANKLKTSPFIAVGVAAALLYPSIVAISQSGKPLEFLGFQLATMNYAYSVIPILLAVWAQSYIQRIFENIFHEAVRNFFAPACTLLVVVPLTLAVIGPIGGEVGSTIAAALAWLYETSPIATGIVVGGLWQVLVIFGIHWSIVPIMINNMSVVGFDLIGPLTAAAVLGQAGATFAVFLKSHNKDIKAIAGSTTFSGVLGITEPLIYGITLRFKKPFICGVIGGAIGGAVIGWGGTKMFAFGFSGLLLYPVIIGEGSNIVTYSLGMAVAFIAAGILTYLFGYSDKMLPEQASATEPKTTPNAIKNGEVSTIPLNKFNLVSPLEGNIQKLTEIADPMFASEALGKGIAIEPTKGELISPVNGTISSAFPTKHAYNIISDDGLEVLIHIGMDTVQLNGTHFETFVKDGDRIQVGQLLGKFDIENIKAKGYSVVTPVIIANSDEYLDVIATNEPYIYQNEPLIKVLEHKAP; encoded by the coding sequence ATGGCAAAAGATTTCAGCAAACTCGCCGGTGAAATCGTGCAATTCGTTGGAGGAGAACAAAATATTCACTCCTTAGTACACTGTGCAACTCGGCTGCGTTTTGTTTTAAAAGACAAAAACAAAGCCGATAAAGAACGCTTAAACCAAACTGCCGGTGTCATCAGCGTGGTGGAAAGCGGGGGGCAATTCCAAGTCGTTATCGGCAACAATGTGCCGAAAGTCTATGCGGAAATTATGTCACAAGCGAATATTCAAGCCGGTGATGATGCGGATTTACCCAAACCGTCTTTAATTAACCGAGCGATTGATTTCCTAGCCGGTTCTTTCACACCGTTGATTGGTGTTATGGCGGGTGCCGGTATTCTAAAAGGGCTGATTGCGATTTTACAAGTTGCCGGCTGGCTTGATCCGGCTTCCGGCACTTTTACCGTCCTAGATGCGGCAGCAAGCGGAACTTTTTATTTCTTACCGGTATTTCTTGCTTTTACCGCAGCTAATAAACTCAAAACCAGTCCTTTTATTGCGGTGGGTGTTGCTGCCGCCTTACTCTACCCAAGTATTGTCGCTATTAGTCAAAGCGGAAAACCGCTGGAATTTCTCGGTTTTCAATTAGCAACGATGAACTATGCTTATAGTGTTATTCCGATTTTACTTGCAGTATGGGCGCAATCTTATATTCAACGTATTTTTGAAAATATCTTCCATGAAGCGGTCCGTAACTTCTTTGCTCCGGCTTGTACGCTATTAGTAGTTGTGCCGTTAACCCTTGCGGTTATCGGGCCTATCGGCGGCGAAGTCGGTAGTACGATTGCCGCTGCTTTAGCTTGGTTATATGAAACCAGCCCGATTGCCACCGGTATTGTGGTTGGCGGATTGTGGCAAGTGTTAGTGATCTTCGGTATTCACTGGAGTATCGTGCCGATTATGATTAACAATATGTCCGTTGTCGGTTTCGATTTAATCGGCCCATTAACCGCTGCTGCCGTACTTGGGCAGGCCGGTGCAACATTTGCCGTATTCCTCAAATCACACAACAAAGATATTAAAGCGATTGCCGGTTCAACGACTTTCAGCGGTGTGTTAGGCATTACCGAACCGCTTATTTACGGTATTACGCTACGTTTTAAAAAGCCCTTTATTTGTGGTGTGATCGGTGGTGCTATCGGTGGTGCAGTCATTGGTTGGGGCGGAACAAAAATGTTTGCTTTTGGTTTCTCAGGCTTATTACTCTACCCTGTCATCATCGGTGAAGGCAGTAATATCGTCACCTATTCTTTAGGGATGGCGGTTGCATTTATCGCTGCCGGTATCCTGACCTATCTGTTCGGTTATAGCGATAAAATGTTACCTGAGCAAGCTTCTGCTACTGAGCCTAAAACTACCCCAAACGCCATAAAAAACGGTGAAGTGTCTACTATCCCACTTAACAAATTCAATCTCGTTAGCCCGCTTGAGGGTAACATCCAAAAATTAACTGAAATTGCCGATCCGATGTTTGCATCCGAAGCCCTTGGTAAAGGAATTGCCATCGAACCAACCAAAGGCGAATTGATTTCGCCGGTTAACGGAACTATCAGCTCCGCCTTCCCAACCAAACACGCTTATAACATTATCTCGGATGACGGCTTGGAAGTATTAATTCATATTGGTATGGATACGGTTCAGCTCAACGGGACACACTTTGAGACTTTTGTCAAAGACGGCGATCGTATCCAAGTCGGACAATTACTGGGTAAATTCGATATTGAGAACATTAAAGCTAAAGGTTATTCGGTCGTTACACCGGTAATCATAGCGAACAGTGATGAGTATCTTGATGTTATCGCAACCAATGAGCCGTATATTTACCAAAATGAACCGCTCATTAAAGTTTTGGAACATAAAGCTCCGTAG
- a CDS encoding protein-methionine-sulfoxide reductase heme-binding subunit MsrQ, with translation MLTLLRGIIHISCALPLAWLSYILLVGDSEALGADPSKDLIHFLGYTAIIIFCVIFLLGIVLQVLNKNQYQILRRPLGLWAFTWALLHVCSYLVLELGLDFSLFVSELFVRPYLVLGGLAFLVLLIMTITSLPFVKQALGKRWFSVHQLAYPAIVFAAIHYYWSVKGITLGPIVIGVMVSVIVLWKFFGNKILQLFKA, from the coding sequence ATGTTGACGTTATTACGAGGAATTATCCATATTAGCTGTGCGCTACCTTTAGCATGGTTGTCTTATATTTTACTGGTTGGAGATAGTGAAGCGTTAGGTGCGGATCCGAGTAAGGATTTAATTCATTTCTTAGGTTATACCGCAATTATTATTTTTTGTGTGATATTTTTATTGGGGATAGTGCTTCAGGTACTCAATAAAAACCAATACCAAATTTTACGCCGCCCGCTTGGTTTATGGGCATTTACATGGGCATTACTCCATGTATGCAGTTACTTAGTTTTAGAACTTGGATTAGATTTTTCCCTGTTCGTAAGTGAATTATTTGTAAGACCTTATTTAGTATTAGGTGGACTTGCTTTTCTAGTGTTACTCATTATGACCATAACGTCTTTACCTTTTGTGAAACAAGCATTGGGTAAAAGATGGTTTAGCGTGCATCAATTGGCTTATCCAGCAATTGTGTTCGCCGCAATACATTATTATTGGTCGGTTAAAGGCATTACGTTAGGACCGATAGTGATTGGTGTCATGGTGAGCGTAATTGTTTTATGGAAATTTTTTGGGAATAAAATTTTACAGTTATTTAAAGCATAA
- the asnA gene encoding aspartate--ammonia ligase, producing the protein MKKTFILQQQEISFVKNTFTQYLIDKLGIIEVQGPILSEVGNGMQDNLSGIEKAVQVNVKCIPNAKFEVVHSLAKWKRHTLARFGFKEAEGLFVHMKALRPDEDSLDPTHSVYVDQWDWEKVIPEGRRNFDFLKETVNEIYKAIRLTELAVEARFDIPSILPKQITFVHSEELVQRYPNMTGKERENAICKEHGAVFLIGIGGKLSDGKAHDGRAPDYDDWTTESEKGYKGLNGDILVWNEQLGSAFELSSMGIRVDEKALRLQVELTGDQERLEMDWHKDLLAGRLPLSIGGGIGQSRMAMFLLRKKHIGEVQSSVWPKEMLEKFGNIL; encoded by the coding sequence ATGAAAAAGACATTTATTTTACAGCAGCAAGAAATTAGCTTTGTTAAAAACACTTTCACACAATATTTAATTGATAAATTAGGCATCATCGAAGTACAAGGCCCTATTTTGAGCGAAGTGGGCAACGGTATGCAAGATAACCTTTCCGGTATCGAAAAAGCGGTACAAGTAAACGTAAAATGTATCCCTAATGCAAAATTTGAAGTGGTTCATTCATTAGCAAAATGGAAACGTCACACTTTAGCGCGTTTCGGTTTTAAAGAAGCTGAAGGCTTATTTGTACATATGAAAGCATTACGTCCGGATGAAGACTCTCTTGATCCGACACACTCTGTTTATGTAGACCAATGGGACTGGGAAAAAGTGATTCCTGAAGGTCGTCGTAACTTTGACTTCTTGAAAGAAACCGTAAACGAAATCTATAAAGCGATTCGTTTAACTGAATTAGCTGTGGAAGCACGTTTTGATATTCCGTCAATCCTGCCGAAACAAATTACGTTCGTACACAGCGAAGAATTAGTACAACGCTACCCGAACATGACCGGTAAAGAACGTGAAAACGCAATTTGTAAAGAACACGGTGCGGTATTCTTAATCGGTATCGGTGGTAAATTATCAGACGGTAAAGCGCACGATGGTCGTGCACCAGACTATGATGACTGGACCACAGAATCAGAAAAAGGTTACAAAGGTTTAAACGGCGATATTTTAGTGTGGAATGAACAACTAGGTTCAGCATTTGAACTTTCATCAATGGGTATCCGTGTTGATGAAAAAGCGCTTCGTTTACAAGTTGAATTAACCGGTGACCAAGAGCGCTTAGAAATGGATTGGCACAAAGATTTATTAGCAGGTCGCTTACCGCTTTCAATCGGTGGTGGTATCGGTCAATCTCGTATGGCAATGTTCCTTCTTCGTAAAAAACATATCGGTGAAGTGCAATCTAGCGTATGGCCGAAAGAGATGTTAGAAAAATTCGGTAACATTCTATAA
- the recG gene encoding ATP-dependent DNA helicase RecG gives MSEQLLDGVPLTALSGVGAAIAEKLSRIGINNVQDLLFHLPYRYEDRTRITPIIDVRPESFSTIEGIVQLTEVQFGRRPILSTVLSDGTSKITLKFFNFNAGMKNSLTAGTRVKAFGEIKRGRFMAEIHHPEYQIIRNNQPLELAETLTPIYSTTEGLKQNSLRKLTEQALALLDKIKVGELLPDEYNPHKYSLKQALQLLHRPPPSVSAEQLEKGDHPAQKRLIFEELLAHNLAMQQVRVGVNQLTATPLRYQTDLKSRFLASLPFKPTNAQSRVTEDIEQDLAKSSPMMRLVQGDVGSGKTLVAALAALLAIDNGKQVALMAPTEILAEQHANNFANWLRPFGIEVGWLAGKVKGKARTAQLEAIKNGEVQMIIGTHALFQESVEFHNLALVIIDEQHRFGVHQRLTLREKGAKDGIYPHQLIMTATPIPRTLAMTVYADLDTSIIDELPPGRTPITTVAISEDRRDEIVRRVYAACKNEKRQAYWVCTLIDESEVLEAQAAAAIAEDLQRALPDLRIGLVHGRMKPQEKQEIMAEFKAANIDLLVATTVIEVGVDVPNASLMIIENSERLGLAQLHQLRGRVGRGATASHCVLLYKPPLGKISSKRLQVLRDSQDGFYIAEKDLEIRGTGEILGTKQTGMAEFKVANLMRDRKMIPLVQNYAKQIIQQNPPLAEALIRRWLGERTEYSNA, from the coding sequence ATGAGCGAACAATTACTAGACGGTGTGCCACTTACCGCCCTTTCCGGGGTGGGGGCGGCGATTGCGGAAAAACTTAGCCGAATCGGCATTAATAACGTGCAAGATCTGTTATTTCATTTGCCTTATCGCTATGAAGATCGTACTCGAATTACACCGATTATCGATGTGCGTCCGGAAAGTTTTTCAACTATCGAAGGCATCGTGCAACTTACCGAAGTGCAATTCGGTCGCCGTCCAATTTTATCCACCGTGCTTTCTGACGGCACCAGTAAAATCACGCTGAAATTCTTTAATTTTAATGCGGGAATGAAAAATAGCCTGACTGCCGGTACACGTGTAAAAGCTTTTGGCGAAATCAAACGTGGGCGGTTTATGGCGGAAATTCATCACCCCGAATATCAAATTATTCGCAATAATCAACCGCTTGAACTTGCCGAAACTTTAACGCCGATTTACTCCACTACTGAAGGCTTGAAGCAAAATTCGTTACGTAAACTCACGGAACAAGCGTTAGCGTTATTGGATAAAATCAAAGTTGGTGAGCTGCTGCCGGACGAATACAATCCGCATAAATATAGCCTCAAACAAGCGTTACAATTATTGCATCGCCCGCCACCGAGCGTTTCTGCCGAACAGCTGGAAAAAGGCGATCATCCGGCACAAAAACGGCTGATTTTTGAAGAATTATTGGCACACAACTTAGCAATGCAGCAAGTGCGAGTCGGAGTCAATCAGCTGACTGCTACGCCGCTACGCTATCAAACCGATCTCAAAAGCCGCTTTTTGGCGAGTTTACCGTTTAAACCGACCAATGCACAAAGCCGTGTGACGGAGGATATCGAGCAAGATTTAGCTAAATCCTCACCAATGATGCGTTTAGTGCAAGGTGATGTCGGCTCGGGCAAAACGTTAGTCGCTGCGCTTGCCGCCCTGCTGGCGATTGATAACGGCAAACAAGTAGCATTAATGGCACCGACTGAAATCCTTGCTGAACAGCACGCCAATAACTTTGCCAACTGGCTACGCCCGTTCGGTATTGAAGTCGGCTGGCTTGCCGGTAAAGTCAAAGGCAAAGCTCGCACCGCACAACTGGAAGCGATTAAAAACGGCGAGGTACAGATGATTATCGGCACGCACGCTCTCTTCCAAGAAAGTGTAGAGTTTCATAACCTCGCATTAGTGATTATTGATGAACAACACCGTTTCGGTGTACATCAACGTTTAACCCTACGTGAAAAAGGGGCGAAAGACGGCATTTATCCACATCAGCTGATTATGACCGCCACGCCAATCCCTCGTACCTTAGCGATGACGGTCTATGCCGATCTGGATACCTCTATTATTGACGAGCTGCCACCGGGACGAACACCGATTACCACCGTGGCGATTTCAGAAGACCGCCGTGACGAAATCGTCCGCCGTGTATATGCCGCCTGCAAAAATGAAAAACGCCAAGCCTATTGGGTTTGTACCCTAATTGATGAATCGGAAGTCTTAGAAGCACAAGCGGCAGCGGCAATTGCCGAAGATTTACAACGAGCCTTACCGGATTTACGTATCGGCTTGGTACACGGACGGATGAAACCGCAAGAAAAGCAAGAAATCATGGCGGAATTTAAAGCGGCAAATATTGATTTATTGGTTGCCACCACCGTAATTGAAGTGGGGGTTGATGTGCCGAATGCCAGCCTAATGATTATCGAGAACTCCGAACGTTTAGGGCTGGCTCAACTGCATCAGTTACGAGGACGTGTCGGCCGTGGTGCAACCGCTTCGCATTGCGTGTTACTGTATAAACCGCCACTCGGCAAAATTTCGAGTAAACGCTTACAAGTGTTACGTGACAGCCAAGACGGTTTCTATATTGCCGAAAAAGATTTAGAAATTCGTGGCACCGGTGAAATTCTCGGCACTAAACAAACCGGTATGGCGGAATTTAAAGTGGCGAATTTAATGCGAGATCGCAAAATGATTCCATTGGTACAGAACTATGCCAAGCAAATTATTCAGCAAAATCCACCGCTTGCAGAAGCCCTAATTCGCCGCTGGCTTGGCGAACGTACCGAATATAGTAATGCTTAA
- the msrP gene encoding protein-methionine-sulfoxide reductase catalytic subunit MsrP, whose translation MKKLTHYDVTPETIFNQRRQIIKAMGLGFAAAGLPKMGFAAQDTKVLAALDFKAAPTSDLALTPESKIIGYNNFYEFGTDKASPAKFAQDFKTDPWQLEITGEVENPFVLNHTQLFNTFPLEERIYRFRCVEAWAMVVPWIGFELARLVEMAKPTSKAKFVIFHTLHDPEQMPGQKNKFFGGGIDYPYVEALTLEEALNPLSLLSVGLYGKMLPPQNGAPIRLVVPWKYGFKSIKSIVKITFSETRPKTTWESLAPDEYGFYANVNPNVDHPRWSQASERVIGGGGLLAVKRQPTLMFNGYEKEVGHLYKGLDLKVNF comes from the coding sequence ATGAAAAAATTAACCCATTATGACGTAACACCTGAAACAATTTTTAACCAACGCCGCCAAATTATTAAGGCAATGGGGCTTGGATTTGCCGCAGCTGGCTTGCCTAAGATGGGTTTTGCCGCACAGGATACTAAAGTATTAGCCGCATTGGATTTTAAAGCTGCACCGACTTCCGATTTAGCTTTAACGCCGGAAAGTAAAATTATTGGTTATAACAATTTTTACGAATTCGGTACAGATAAAGCTTCACCCGCTAAGTTTGCCCAAGATTTTAAAACAGATCCGTGGCAATTGGAGATTACCGGAGAGGTTGAAAATCCTTTCGTGCTAAATCATACACAATTATTCAACACTTTTCCTCTAGAAGAGCGTATTTATCGTTTCCGTTGTGTAGAAGCTTGGGCAATGGTTGTACCATGGATTGGGTTTGAATTGGCCCGTTTAGTTGAAATGGCAAAGCCTACTAGTAAAGCGAAGTTTGTTATATTCCATACATTGCACGATCCGGAGCAAATGCCAGGTCAGAAAAATAAATTCTTTGGTGGCGGTATTGACTATCCTTATGTTGAAGCACTTACTTTAGAAGAAGCGCTTAATCCGCTTAGCTTACTTTCTGTTGGCTTATACGGAAAAATGTTACCACCTCAAAACGGTGCACCGATTCGTTTAGTTGTACCATGGAAATATGGCTTTAAGAGTATTAAATCTATTGTGAAAATTACTTTCTCAGAAACACGTCCGAAAACGACATGGGAAAGTCTTGCGCCGGATGAATACGGTTTTTATGCCAATGTAAACCCAAATGTCGATCACCCTCGTTGGTCACAAGCATCTGAACGAGTGATTGGTGGCGGTGGTTTGCTTGCTGTTAAACGTCAACCGACATTAATGTTTAACGGTTATGAAAAAGAAGTTGGCCATTTATATAAAGGATTAGATTTAAAGGTGAATTTTTAA